tacagggtaaaagggatcttgaagaaggaaggctatcactccattttgcaacgccatgcaaTACcgtgtggacggcgcttaattggagccaatttcctcctacaacaggacaatgacccaaagcacagctccaaactatgcaggaactatttagggaagaagcagtcagctggtattctgtctgtgctggccactccattatagtcactggatctcaaccctattgagctgttttGGGAGCAGCTTGATGACCGTATgttacgtaagaagtgcccatcaggccaatccaatttgtgggaggtgcttcaggaagcatagggtgaaatctcttcagattacctcaacaaattgacaactagaatgccaaaggtctacaaggctgtaattgctgcaaatggaggattctttgaaaaaagaaaagtttgaaggacacaattatttcaattaaaaatcattatttataaccttgctaatgtcttgactatatttcctattcattttgcaactaatttcatgtatgttttcatggaaaacaaggacatttctaagtgaccccaaacttttgaacggtagtgtacatgttcTTTTTTAAAACATGTCGACAAAGATGTTTTTTAGTCGGGACAACCCTACTGTCTATGAATTTTACTGGTTACACTTCTCCAGCCCTGTGCTTCAGCTGTTTACCGAAACAGGTGGGGTGAACACTTTGTTTCAACAGCAGATTGCCACTTTAAGTGGTTGCGCATTCTGCACTGGTTTGAAGACAATGACAAGCACATTACACATTTAAAGCCAGCACGATTTAAAATGGAGAGAAGGGTCATGACTCGTGGTTGTGATTGATCGCCCTATCTTTCTCTCCTCAAGTGCGAGGATGTCGTCCAGGGAAGATAGTCCAGATGACGGAGGCGGAGGTGCGGGGGTTGTGCATCAAGTCCCGGGAGATCTTCCTCAGTCAGCCCATTCTACTGGAGCTGGAGGCTCCGCTCAAAATCTGCGGTCAGTAAAATGAATTATTCCTCTTCCTTCCTACTGCTATATCCTTACTCCTGggccctctttctttctccctgagAGGACAAATAGCATATGAGAAATGCATGAGACATACCAGGGTTAGAAGAATATAAGCTGTCTGAATAAAGACAGGCCTAATGTTTGTGAATTTACATGACCGTGAAAAGGGCATCCCCGCCACACACAGTTGTCTTTAAACCAACAtgtcagagagaaaggagaggatagGATAATACATTGGAGAGACATTGGCCTAGATCAGTGAGTAGAGCAGTAGGATGTAAGTGGTGTGTGTCTCCCTCAAATGTCTGCGGCTCTGCAGGATGGGGCCATCTCCCTTCCAGCAAGGACAATCTGGATCAAGCTCACTCTCCACTCCTGACAAGTGTCCAGGCTATGTCAATGTGACTACACTGGTTAAAGAAAACCTAAAATAATTGTTGTATCATAACCTCTCTGCTGTCTATCTCCCACTAGGTGATATCCATGGCCAGTACACAGACCTGCTGCGGCTCTTTGAGTACGGGGGCTTCCCGCCGGAGGCTAACTACCTGTTCCTGGGAGACTACGTGGACCGAGGCAAGCAGTCCCTGGAGACCATCTGTCTACTGCTGGCCTACAAGATCAAATACCCCGAGAACTTCTTCCTACTCAGAGGCAACCACGAGTGTGCTTCCATCAACCGCATCTACGGTTTCTATGACGAGTGTAAGACAGGAAGcagtgtctctcacacacacacatgctgaatCGGTTATCTTTCTCAGTGTCTGCGGCACCTTTTGTGGAAAGGGCCAACACACAAATGGAATTCATAATGGCAATGGTTTTGTGTTCtctactgagtataccaaacattaggaacaccttcctaatattgagttgcaccccctcagaacagcctcaattcatctgggcatgtactctacaaggtgttgaaagtgtgccacagggatgctggcgcatgttgactccaatgcttcccacagttgtcaagttggctggatatctttggggtggtggaccattcttgatacacacgagaaactgttgagcgttatAAACCCAGCAGTGTTAGCAGTATAAACCCAGCAGTGTCTCcaatcttgacacactcaaaccggtgagcctggtacctaccataccccattcaaaggcacttaaatatttttgtcttgcccattcaccatttgaatggcacacaaacaATCCAGTCTCAATTGTCTCTAGGCTAAAAAAAAAGCTACGTtcatcctgtctcctcctgttcatctactgatttgaagtggatttaataagtgacatcagtaagggatcctagctttcacctggtgtcatggaaagagcaggtgttcttaatgttttatatactcagtgtaatTCCATgtctttctatgttgtgttcccCAGGCAAACGCAGATTCAACATAAAGCTGTGGAAGACCTTCACAGATTGCTTCAACTGTCTGCCCATTGCCGCTATAATCGATGAGAAGATCTTCTGCTGCCATGGAGGTATGTGTGGGTGCTTTTCTATCAATTATGTTTCTATGAATATTATTAATTGACAATCATCCCTCTTCCTCAGGTCTCTCTCCTGATCTACAGTCCATGGAGCAAATTCGACGCATCATGAGGCCAACCGATGTCCCTGACACAGGtgtgtaaacgtgtgtgtgtgtgtgtgtggtacatgtGCTATATTTGTGGTGGCTCTGACTGCACTCTCTCTGTGCTAGGCCTGCTGTGTGATCTGCTGTGGTCGGATCCAGACaaagacgtgcagggctggggggAAAACGACCGGGGCGTCTCCTTCACCTTCGGGGCCGACGTGGTCAGCAAGTTCCTCAACCGCCACGACCTGGACCTCATCTGCAGAGCCCA
The window above is part of the Salmo salar chromosome ssa15, Ssal_v3.1, whole genome shotgun sequence genome. Proteins encoded here:
- the LOC106571634 gene encoding serine/threonine-protein phosphatase PP1-beta catalytic subunit, yielding MAESELNVDSIISRLLEVRGCRPGKIVQMTEAEVRGLCIKSREIFLSQPILLELEAPLKICGDIHGQYTDLLRLFEYGGFPPEANYLFLGDYVDRGKQSLETICLLLAYKIKYPENFFLLRGNHECASINRIYGFYDECKRRFNIKLWKTFTDCFNCLPIAAIIDEKIFCCHGGLSPDLQSMEQIRRIMRPTDVPDTGLLCDLLWSDPDKDVQGWGENDRGVSFTFGADVVSKFLNRHDLDLICRAHQVVEDGYEFFAKRQLVTLFSAPNYCGEFDNAGGMMSVDESLMCSFQILKPSEKKAKYQYGGVNSGRPVTPPRTAQAPKKR